From a region of the Methanoculleus receptaculi genome:
- a CDS encoding DUF367 family protein gives MIPLYIYRDNTCDPAKCTAKKLARRGLARIVPAIAKIPRSTILLDPTAERALSPADRNLPSITALDCSWEVLDTGAVASWRNRRALPFLVAANPVNFGRPFRLTTVEAMAAALYILGEKEDAKTILAPFGWGLRFLEVNAEPLEDYAGAKDSAEVVALQALYM, from the coding sequence ATGATACCGCTCTACATCTACCGGGACAACACCTGTGACCCGGCGAAGTGCACGGCAAAGAAACTCGCAAGGCGCGGACTTGCCCGTATCGTCCCGGCAATCGCAAAGATCCCGCGTTCGACCATCCTCCTCGACCCTACCGCCGAGAGAGCGCTCTCCCCCGCCGACCGTAACCTCCCCTCGATAACAGCGCTAGACTGCTCCTGGGAGGTTCTCGATACAGGAGCCGTCGCCTCGTGGCGCAACCGCCGGGCACTGCCGTTCCTGGTGGCCGCAAACCCGGTGAACTTCGGCCGACCGTTCAGGCTGACAACGGTGGAAGCGATGGCAGCAGCGCTCTACATCCTGGGAGAGAAGGAAGATGCAAAAACCATTCTGGCGCCGTTTGGGTGGGGGCTCCGGTTCCTTGAGGTGAACGCCGAACCCCTGGAAGACTACGCAGGAGCAAAGGACAGCGCCGAGGTGGTCGCCCTCCAGGCGCTCTACATGTGA
- a CDS encoding nucleoside 2-deoxyribosyltransferase: protein MYVLAAPCILDPACRARGITTREDIRSFLRAVERCRRFSIEMVPLPCPETIYLGADREPGSFMERLATDEFSALLDALEADVRNAIRERGEPPLAIVGVDSSPACGVNMTYRSSEKEPGRGAFIARFPDIRAIDVREFARYRVYLAAPLFSEAERVYNLMLRDLLEAHLFDVYLPQEVGDTSHTRCRDEHRVIFSRHLEALRDADLVVAVIDGADADSGTSWEMGYAYALGKPLVALRTDFRIAGYHERVNLMLEESAEVITAKEDLPRTLGSLLSGAGAP from the coding sequence ATGTACGTACTTGCCGCTCCCTGCATCCTCGATCCCGCCTGCCGCGCCCGGGGGATAACGACCCGGGAGGACATTCGCTCCTTCCTCCGCGCCGTCGAGCGCTGCCGGCGTTTCTCGATCGAGATGGTCCCGCTCCCCTGCCCGGAGACGATTTACCTTGGCGCCGACCGGGAACCGGGCTCGTTTATGGAGCGGCTCGCAACCGATGAGTTTTCAGCGCTCCTGGATGCGCTCGAGGCGGATGTTCGTAACGCGATCAGGGAACGGGGGGAGCCGCCGCTTGCGATAGTGGGGGTGGACTCCTCTCCAGCCTGCGGGGTCAATATGACCTACCGCTCCTCCGAAAAAGAGCCAGGGCGCGGAGCGTTTATTGCCAGGTTCCCGGATATCCGGGCGATCGACGTCAGGGAGTTTGCGCGCTACCGCGTCTACCTTGCCGCGCCGCTCTTCTCGGAAGCGGAGCGGGTCTACAACCTGATGCTCCGCGATCTCCTCGAGGCGCACCTCTTCGATGTCTATCTCCCCCAGGAGGTGGGGGATACCAGCCACACCCGGTGCCGGGACGAGCACAGGGTCATATTCTCAAGGCATCTTGAGGCGCTCCGCGACGCCGATCTCGTCGTTGCGGTCATCGACGGTGCGGATGCAGACTCAGGCACATCCTGGGAGATGGGGTATGCTTACGCTCTTGGCAAACCTCTCGTCGCGCTCCGCACCGACTTTCGTATCGCTGGATACCACGAAAGGGTCAACCTCATGCTTGAGGAGTCCGCCGAAGTCATCACGGCAAAAGAGGACCTTCCCCGGACGCTGGGGTCGCTTCTCTCAGGCGCCGGCGCACCATGA
- a CDS encoding LarC family nickel insertion protein, with amino-acid sequence MSGHPPVATVFSIVGTLLLLDRAAFFEGAIVATPPVVGCGVIETDYGKIPAPSPATLDILTRHRFPFTSAPINMEMTTPTGAALLTGLAERALQQYPTMVPVRVGHGSGGRDIPGRPDLLRVVEGESLPAGEERMIILETNLDDTSGEVIGYAVERLFAEGAVDVFVTPALGKKNRPVSVISVMTTAGEEDNLIRVLMEETGSLGVRVYEFRKVVAARKKETMLIRVGERERSVRVKTSTIDGRLIAQKPEYEDLAAIAREEGIPLRFVDEEARLRLSERRRGYNPRGGAGGGCPPDRTNAANSARDE; translated from the coding sequence ATGTCGGGGCATCCGCCGGTGGCGACGGTCTTTTCCATCGTCGGGACGCTGCTCCTCCTCGATAGAGCGGCGTTTTTCGAGGGAGCAATAGTCGCGACGCCGCCGGTAGTTGGTTGCGGGGTGATCGAAACAGATTACGGCAAGATCCCGGCGCCTTCGCCTGCCACCCTCGATATCCTGACACGGCACCGGTTCCCCTTCACCTCCGCCCCCATCAATATGGAGATGACAACCCCAACAGGGGCGGCGCTGCTCACCGGTCTTGCGGAGCGCGCGCTACAGCAATACCCGACCATGGTTCCCGTCAGGGTCGGCCACGGCAGCGGCGGCCGCGATATTCCTGGACGGCCCGACCTGCTCAGGGTTGTGGAGGGAGAGAGCCTCCCCGCCGGGGAGGAGCGCATGATCATCCTTGAGACCAACCTCGACGACACCTCGGGGGAGGTGATCGGCTATGCGGTCGAGCGCCTCTTTGCGGAAGGGGCGGTGGATGTCTTTGTCACCCCGGCGCTCGGGAAGAAGAACCGGCCTGTCAGTGTCATTTCTGTGATGACAACGGCAGGGGAGGAGGATAACCTGATCAGGGTTCTAATGGAGGAGACCGGTAGTCTGGGGGTGCGGGTGTATGAGTTCCGGAAGGTTGTGGCCGCCCGTAAGAAAGAGACAATGCTAATCCGGGTCGGTGAAAGGGAGCGTTCCGTCCGGGTAAAGACCTCGACCATAGATGGCCGCCTTATCGCCCAGAAACCCGAATATGAAGATCTTGCGGCAATCGCACGCGAAGAGGGGATCCCTCTCCGATTTGTGGATGAAGAGGCCAGACTGCGTTTATCGGAACGAAGAAGGGGCTACAACCCCAGAGGGGGTGCAGGGGGTGGATGCCCACCCGACCGCACAAACGCGGCGAACTCCGCACGCGACGAGTGA